Proteins encoded in a region of the Carassius gibelio isolate Cgi1373 ecotype wild population from Czech Republic chromosome B5, carGib1.2-hapl.c, whole genome shotgun sequence genome:
- the si:ch211-117c19.1 gene encoding myogenesis-regulating glycosidase produces the protein MYQIVSATVGDFGVGAMSPYSPPKKKRIGRQSRPVIIASLLGVLLVLAAIVAWCYYSASLRKANLLTSECLDLNKDGFVIRSQTGVVIFKMEFRSGTLDLDSCSKEGQILRCDKSTAGNINFFIETVKPKDTVECYRVRWDELEEHRLVEHAMSCSGSHWYGGAETWLQHWPIVLKGHQAPKPFITGDIHSNHQAFGGILERYWLSSNATAIKINDSVPFHLGWDETNRTLWFQARYHDSPYRPNPDNPHHVTLSYRVCVGLDVTSIHKYMVRRYFNKPNKVPSESVFRQPVWSTRALEELNQEQTLKYASDMKKNGFNCSHLELYDRYTSGYGEFELDPIKFPNASAMFQKLREDGFQVTLWTHPFVNYNSVNFGVGIERGLFVRVPGSQLPALVRWWNGIAGILDFTNPEARDWYALNLRTLKNKYGVASFKFDAGETSYLPQEFSTFVPLEDPSTFTRRYTEMAIPFNDRAELRSGYQSQNISCFFRIIDRESLWGYTLGLKSIIPTVLTVSILGYQFILPDIIGGNTYSNLTGLPDRELYIRWLELSAFMPAMQFSIPPWRYDDEVVNIAKKFTALHESLVAPRVLELAGEVLYTGDPIIRPLWWIATADEAAYKIESQFLIGDDLLVAPVLEPGKQERDIYLPAGRWRSYKGEYFDKGPVYLTDYPVDLDEVAYFVWSG, from the exons ATGTACCAGATTGTATCAGCAACTGTTGGAGATTTTGGAGTTGGTGCCATGAGCCCTTATTCACCACCTAAGAAGAAGAGAATTGGTAGACAAAGCCGACCGGTGATAATAGCAAGCTTGCTCGGAGTTTTACTGGTTCTTGCAGCGATTGTAGCATGGTGCTACTACTCCGCTTCTCTTCGCAAAGCCAACCTTTTGACATCTGAATGCTTAGATCTTAACAAAGACGGTTTCGTCATCCGAAGCCAAACTGGggttgtcattttcaaaatggaattcag GTCTGGAACCCTTGATCTGGACTCATGTTCAAAAGAGGGACAGATTCTCAGATGTGACAAATCCACGGCtggaaatattaatttctttatagaAACGGTTAAGCCTAAAGACACAGTTGAGTGCTATCGTGTGCGCTGGGACGAGCTGGAAGAGCATCGGTTAGTGGAGCATGCCATGTCCTGTAGTGGATCACACTGGTACGGTGGTGCAGAGACTTGGTTGCAGCATTGGCCAATAGTATTAAAAGGACATCAGGCTCCCAAACCTTTCATTACAGGAGATATTCATTCAAATCATCAggcatttggtggcattttgGAGCGCTACTGGCTTTCTTCAAATGCTACGGCCATAAAAATTAATGATTCTGTTCCTTTTCATCTCGGCTGGGATGAAACAAACAGAACTCTGTGGTTCCAAGCTCGATATCATGACAGCCCTTATAGGCCAAACCCTGATAACCCCCATCATGTGACTCTGAGTTATCGTGTATGTGTGGGGCTAGATGTCACCTCTATTCACAAGTACATGGTACGTCGATATTTCAACAAGCCCAATAAGGTTCCTTCAGAATCCGTTTTCAGACAACCAGTCTGGTCCACAAGAGCTCTAGAAGAATTGAACCAAGAACAAACATTGAAATATGCatctgatatgaaaaaaaatggcTTCAACTGCAGCCACCTGGAGCTGTATGACAGATATACTAGTGGCTATGGAGAGTTTGAGTTGGATCCCATCAAGTTCCCCAACGCCTCAGCAATGTTTCAAAAATTAAGGGAAGATGGATTCCAGGTAACCTTGTGGACCCATCCATTTGTCAACTATAATTCTGTCAATTTTGGTGTTGGAATAGAACGAGGACTGTTTGTACGAGTGCCTGGCAGCCAGCTTCCTGCATTGGTGCGTTGGTGGAATGGTATCGCTGGCATTTTGGATTTTACAAATCCAGAAGCTCGGGACTGGTATGCCTTGAATCTTCGTACCCTCAAGAACAAGTATGGAGTGGCATCTTTCAAGTTTGATGCAGGAGAGACAAGCTACTTACCCCAGGAGTTCAGTACCTTTGTTCCTCTGGAGGATCCCAGTACCTTTACCCGCCGCTACACTGAGATGGCAATACCATTCAACGACCGTGCAGAGCTGCGGTCAGGTTATCAATCTCAAAACATCTCCTGCTTCTTCAGAATTATTGACCGTGAGTCACTATGGGGATACACCCTAGGCCTCAAATCTATAATCCCAACTGTACTTACTGTAAGTATTCTTGGCTACCAGTTTATTCTGCCAGACATAATAGGTGGAAATACATACTCAAACCTCACTGGCCTTCCAGATCGTGAGCTGTACATCCGTTGGCTAGAGCTCTCAGCTTTCATGCCAGCCATGCAGTTCTCAATTCCACCATGGCGCTATGATGATGAGGTTGTGAATATCGCCAAGAAGTTCACCGCTCTCCACGAGTCTCTTGTAGCCCCTCGGGTTCTGGAGCTTGCTGGGGAAGTGCTGTACACTGGGGATCCCATCATTCGCCCTCTTTGGTGGATTGCAACAGCTGATGAGGCAGCTTACAAAATTGAATCTCAGTTCCTCATAGGAGATGACCTCTTGGTGGCACCTGTTCTTGAACCGGGCAAGCAGGAAAGAGATATATACCTTCCTGCGGGCAGGTGGAGAAGTTACAAGGGAGAGTATTTCGATAAAGGACCCGTATACCTCACTGATTATCCAGTGGACTTGGATGAAGTTGCTTACTTTGTGTGGTCAGGATAG